The genomic segment GCTCTTGAAATAGTTATAGAACGACCCTTTCGGCACGCCGGCCGCATCGACGATTTCCTTGATGCCCGTGCCGTTGTAGCCTTGCTCGGCAAACAATTGGAGTCCTATTTCCAATAGCGTTGCACGGGTGTCGTTGATGGTGTGAATTTTATCCATCCGGCCATTATATGACCAGTCGTCTTAAATTGCCAGGCCTTGTTGAAAATGATCTTATTGATAATGGTTTTGCAGCCTGCCTGACAATCGGCGATTTCGCTGATATTGACGCGAATTGCAAGAAAAGCCAGGGAGCTCGTCTTGTTTTACATTTTACATTTGCAATGGGAATACAAGCAGGGAGCGGTTCGAGCCGTGGCCGAGACGTTGTTCTAAGCAAATGTGTGGCAAAAGCGCATATTTAATTTTTAGAAGCCGGCAAAAATGGGCGGCAACACTGCTATGATTTGAACAACGTTCCTACTCGGAATTATTCGCGCTGCGCTCACTTATCCAGTTTTGCCGCTTTCAAAAAGTTGCCATTATTTTTACTGCATTCCGTCTATTTTTCATGCGCAAACTGTCGGCCGATCCGATGTTGCGCCATCACGACTTTCGCCGCTTCTGGCTGACCACCACCATCGCCAGCTTTGGCGAACAAATCAGCAGTCTTGCCATTCCACTGACCGCGGTATTGTTGCTGCACGCGACACCGGCCCAGATGGGCACCCTGATCGCCTTGCAGACACTGCCGTTCGCCTTGTTTTCCCTGCCGGCCGGGGTATGGCTGGATCGCCGCAGTAAATATCCGGTGCTGTTGTGGTCGGAATTCATGTTCGGCTGTGTGCTGGTGGTAATTCCGATCAGTTATTGGCTGGGTCTGCTGTCAATGCATGTGTTGTACACAGTGGGATTCATGATGGGCATCGGCTTTGTGGTGGGCGGCAGCGCTGCGCAGGTATTTTTGGCGCAACTGGTTGGGCGTGAACATCTGCTCGACGCCCAAAGCAAATTTGCTGCTACTGACTCAATGGCGCGCCTGATCGGTCCTGGCATCGCCGGCATGCTGGTGCAGGTGTTGACGGCGCCGGTGGCGGTGCTGGTGAATGCGCTCAGCTTCCTGTCGTCCTGGTGGAATCTGCGTTATTTGCGCAAGCGCGATCCCTATCCAGCACCATCCAACCGCCATCCGTTCCGCGAAATGGTGGATGGCATCAAGATGGTGAAAAATCATGAGGTACTGTGGGCGTTGGCCTGGGGCACGGCGCTGTGGCAAATCTTGTTCAACGGTTACCTGGCGCTGCAGATTTTGTTTGCCACCCGACAGCTGGGTATGTCGCCGGGCGTATTGGGCGCAGCGCAAACGCTGGGAGGCTTCGGCGTGCTGGTCAGTTCGATGCTGTTGAAACCGCTGTCGCGCAAGTTTGGCAGCGGCCGCACGATCCTGATCGGTCTCGGCGGCACGGCGCTGGCGTGGATGCTGCTGGCGATGATTCCGCCGACGCTGTTCGGCTCGTCGCTGCTGAGCGCGCTGGCTTACGGGATCGTCGTGTTTGTGTTCGATTGCAGCGCCATGCTGTATTTCATGCCGTACCTGGCCTTACGGCTCAAGCTGACGCCGGACGCTTTTCATGGCCGCATGGTATCGACAATGCGTTTCATGACGGTTGCCGCAGCGCCTTTAGGTGCCTTGTCAGCCGGGTGGATCGCAGAACATCTGGGGGTGCGCAGCGGCTTGATTGCGATTGCAGTGGGTGGTGGGCTGCTGACTTTCGGGCTGATAAAGGCGTCGCCTTTACGCGATATCCGGGATTAAGTTCAGATCTTGAACTGATCCGGGATAGCTAGTCCGTCCCGTTCATCTTCCCAGGCCAGCGACACCATTTTCCAGCCATCGTCCATGCGGACCAGTTGCACGGTCTTGACGCCATAGGCATGGAACGCCTTGCCGTCCAGCACGCCGCTCTTTTCATACACGCAGTAACGTTGGGCGATGCCGCCAAAAATATCCGTGCGCGCCGAGACTTCCTGTTCCTGGAAATCGACCAGCCGGCCGCCATTCAGCAATTCCAGGCGCGGCGCGATAAATTGCTGCAACGTATAGATTTCGCGTTCTGTATCGTTGCATCTGATGATCAAGCCTTGGGGAATGAACATGCGATGGATGGCATCGACATCCGGTTTGACGCCATTCTTGTTGGTGAATACAGAAAAGAAGGCCTTTACCAATGCGTCAATTTCAGCTTGGTCAGCGTTATGTGCAGATGGCGTAAGAGTGGACATGTTTGCGAGGGCAGGTGGGCGATGCTGAAAGACTAAACTGCCGATAATTGCCGCGCAAGCGCTTTAAAAAAATAGCGAGGTCCTGACATGAAGTCAGGCCTCGCCATTTTTCACGCTATCAACTGACGATTATTTGGCCATGGCCAGCGCTGCCGTGTTCGCAGGAGCATTCCAGCCGCCTCCCAGCGCCCGGATCAAGCCCACTGAAGCCACTGCTCGCTGACCGACGCTTTGACTCTTCGCTCGTTGCGCGGCGAGACTGGAGCGTTGCGCATCGATCACCTCAAAATAACTGGTGGAGCCATTTTTGTAGCGGGAGTCGGCGAGACGTGCGGCAAGTTGCGCCGATTTCACCGCATCCTCCTGGAAGCGGATCTGGTTATCCAGGGTCCGCATGGCGCTCAGGTTGTCTTCGACGTCCTGGAAGCCGACCAGCACCTGTTGTCGGTAATTCGCCACCACCGATTCATAGTTGGCGTCAGCCTTGGCCAGATTGGCTTTGTTGCGGCCGCCGTCCAGCAAAGGCATATTCAGTATGCTGCCAACCAGCGGTCCCAGCATCCAGCTGCGGCTAGACCACTGGAACAGGTTGTGCAGCGCATCCGAAGCGAAGCCGCCGGACGCGGTCAGCACCAGGCTCGGAAAAAATCCTGCCTTGGCGACGCCGATACGGGCGCTGGCGGCGGCCAGTTGGCGTTGTGCCTGGGCGATATCCGGACGACGTTCCAGCAAATCCGACGGCAAACCAGGCGGCACGTTGACGGTGACAGGTTGTATTGGCGCAGTCGCCAGTGTGAACTGCGCCGGCGCTTTGCCGAGCAGGATCGCCAATGCATGATCGCGCTGGGCGCGGCTGCGGCTGACGCCTTCCTGTTCGGCCTGGGTTACCGATAGCTCGGTGTTGGCTTGCGCCACATCCAGCTCGCTGGTGTCGCCGGCGTCATAGCGGTGCTGCACCAGGCGCAGGTTTTCTTGTCGCAGCTTCACGGTTTGTTGCAGTACGTCGAGTTCCGAATCAAGCGAGCGGATCGCAAAGTACTGCTGGGCGACGTCGGCCTGCAAAGCCAGCAACACCGAGCGATACGCAGCTTCCTGTCCCTCTGCGTCGAGACGGGCGGCGCGACTGCTGTCCGACAGGCGACCGAACAAGTCAACTTCATAAGACGCCCCCAATTGTGCCTGCCATTGGGTTGAAGTTGCACTGGCCGTGCCCTGGCGCGTTGGACCGAAGCCCACACCCAGCTGGAACGCGCGGTCGGCGTCGGCCAGGCCGGCGGTGGCGCGGGCTTCCTTGACGCGCGCCATCGCCATCACCAGCGTTGGACTGGACTGGGTCGCCTGGTCGATCAGCTTGCTGAGGTCGGCATCGTTGAATACCGACCACCAGGCGCCGCGGTCGGCGGCGTCGGCAGGCTGTGCGACTTTCCAGCTGCCTTCGAGGCCAGCGGTTTCGCGGTACTGTGACGGCATGTCCACTGATACTTGCTCAGGCGGTTTGGTGGTCGAGCAGCCCGCCAGCACCAGCGCCGCCATCAGCGTGGTCAGTTTCAGGTTAAATGTTTTCATGTTCAAATTCCTTCAATTTGCGCTGTAGTCGCGATTGCAGGCGCTGCGCTGCTGTGCGATGCAGAGCCGTGACCGTTGTTGTGGTCGCGATAAGCCTCGGCTTCATGCTTGGGATGTGTCCAGCGCGACGCCAGGGTGCGCAACAGTACATAAAAGATTGGCGTCAGGAACAGGCCGAAAGCGGTCACTCCGATCATTCCCGAGAACACGGCCACACCCATGGCATGGCGCATTTCTGCGCCGGCGCCGCTCGACAGGATCAGCGGCACCACACCGGCGATAAAGGCGATCGAGGTCATCAGAATAGGCCGCAGGCGCAGACGCGCAGCTTCAATCGCAGCGGCGTAGATGGAGCGGCCCTGCAGTTCCAGTTCATGCGCAAACTCGACAATCAAGATGGCGTTCTTGCACGCTAGCCCCACCAGCACGATCAGACTGATCTGGGTGAAGATATTGTTATCGCCTTTGGTCAACCAGACTCCTGCAATTGCAGAGAGAATCCCCATCGGCACGATCAGCAATACCGCCAGCGGCAGGGTCAGGCTTTCATACTGTGCGGCGAGCACGAAGAACACCAGCAGGATCGACAGCGGCAAGATGATGAACAGCGTATTGCCGGCGATCTTGTCCTGATAGGTGATTTCGGTCCATTCGTAGCTGATGCCGCGTGGCAGTGTCTCGGCCGCAATGCGTTCTACCACCGCCTGGGCCTGGCCGGTGCTATAACCCGGAGCAGGACCGCCATTGACGTCGGCCGAAGGGAAAGCGTTGTAACGTACTGCCTGGTCGGGACCATAGCTTTGCGTCATCTTCAGCAGCGACGACAGCGGCACCATTTCTCCCTTGTCGTTACGTGCCTTGAGCAAGCCGATGTCTTCAGCGTGGGCGCGGAACGGCGCATCTGCCTGGACCCGTACCTGGAAGGTGCGGCCGAACTTGTTGAAGTCGTTCACGTACAAAGAGCCCAGGTAAATTTGCAAGGTATCGAACACCGACGGGATCGATACGCCCAGCTGCTGCGCACGCACCCGGTCGACATCAGCGTACAACTGCGGTACGTTGATCTGGAAGCTGGAGAACATGCCTGCCAGTTCCGGCGCCTGGTGCGCTTTCGCCATGAATGCCTGCAGCGCATCGTTCAACGCTTGGTTGCCCAGCGCGCCACGGTCTTCGATTTGCAGCTTGAAGCCGCCGATTGTGCCTAAGCCTTGTACCGGCGGTGGCGGGAATACTGCAATGAAGGCGCCTTGGATTGCCGAGAATTTCTGGTTCAGCTGTTGTGCAATCGCTTCACCGCTCTGGTCGGCGCTACGGCGTTCGTCAAACGGTTTCAGCGTAGTGAAGACGATGCCGGAGTTAGGGCTGTTGACGAAGCCGTTGATCGACAGGCCGGGGAAGGCCACGGCGGATTCCACACCAGGCTGTTTCAGCGCGATCTCGGACATCTTGCGCATCACGTCCTCGGTGCGGTCCAGCGAGGCGGCGTCCGGCAACTGGGCGAAACCGACCAGGTACTGTTTGTCTTGCGCCGGGATAAAGCCGTTCGGCACGGTATGGAACAGCAGCATGGTAAGGCCGATCAGTACTGCGTAGACGCCGAGCGCTGCTGTTTTGCGTTTGAGAATACCGGTCACGCCTTCGCCATACAAGGTCGAGCCGCGATGGAAGACGCGGTTGAACACCTTAAAGAAACCGCCGAAGACGCTGTCGATGGCGCGCTGGAAGCCGTCTTTCTTGGCGCCGTGGCCTTTGAGCAGCAGAGCGGCCAGGGCTGGCGACAAGGTGAGCGAGTTGAATGCCGAGATCACGGTCGAGATGGCGATGGTCAGCGCAAACTGCTTGAAGAACTCGCCGGTCAGGCCGCTGACGAAAGCCAGCGGGACGAACACCGCACACAAGGTCAGGGCGATGGCCACGATCGGTCCGGAGACTTCGCGCATCGCCTTGTAGGTTGCTTCCTTGGCAGATAAACCGTTTTCAATATTGCGTTCGACGTTTTCCACCACCACGATGGCGTCATCGACCACAATCCCGATCGCCAGCACCAGCCCGAACAGGCTTAATGCGTTGATCGAAAAGCCCAGGCCCATCATCACCGCGAAAGTGCCGATCACAGAAATCGGCACTGCCAACAGCGGGATGATCGAAGCGCGCCAGGTTTGCAGGAAGATGATCACCACGATCACGACCAGCAGGATCGCTTCCAGCAGCGTGTGCACCACCGCTTCGATGGACGAGCGGACGAACTGGGTCGGATCGTAGACGATCTTGTAGTCGACGCCTTCCGGCATGTCTTTTTTCAGTTCGGCCATGGTGGCGCGGACGTTGTCGGAGATTTCCAGCGCATTTGAGCCGGGCGCCTGGAAGATCGGAATCGCCACGGCTTGCTTGTTGTCGAGCAGCGAGCGCAGGGCGTATTCGCTGGCGCCCAGTTCGATCCGCGCCACATCTTTCAGATAGGTCACCACGCCATCCGGAGAGGTACGGATGACGATGTTGCCAAACTCTTCTTCGTTCGCCAGGCGGCCGCGAGCATTCACAGAGATTTGGTAATTCACGCCAGGTACGGACGGCGAAGCACCGATCACGCCGGCTGCAACGTTGACGTTCTGTTCGCGGATGGCGTTCACCACATCGGTCGCCGCCAGGCCACGCTCAGCCACTTTGCGCGGATCGAGCCAGACCCGCATCGAGTAATCGCCGGAACCGAACAGCTGTACTGAACCGATGCCAGGCAAGCGCGCCAGGCGATCCTTGACATTCAACACCGCATAGTTGCGCAGGTAGGCCATGTCGTAGCGGTCGTTAGGCGACAGCAAGTGCACCACCATGGTCAGGTTGGGTGAACTCTTGACCGTGGTCACGCCCAGCCGCTGCACCACATCCGGCAGCCGTGGCAACGCCTGGTTGACACGGTTCTGCACCAGTTGTTGCGCCAGATCGGGCGAGGTGCCGAGTTTGAAAGTGATGGTCAGTGTCATCAGGCCGTCGGAAGTCGCTTGCGAAGACATGTAGAGCATGCCTTCGACGCCGTTGATCTGCTCCTCGATCGGCGTGGCGACGGTTTCCGCGATGGTTTGCGGATTGGCGCCTGGATACTGCGCCTTGACGATCACCGAGGGCGGAATCACTTCCGGGTATTCGGAGATCGGCAGGCTGAGCATGGAAATCAGGCCGCCGATCAAAATGATCGCAGATAACACGCCCGCAAAGATGGGGCGGTCGATAAAGAATTTAGAAATATTCATGGTGTTGGGCTCTGCCTGTATTTAACGTCGATGCGATAGAAGGTAATCGTCGGCGCCCTTGTTATTTAGCTGCAGCCACGGCCAATGCGTTCTTCGCCGGGGCGAGTTCTTCACCGCCCATGGCGACTGTCACCGGTGTGACCAGGTCGTTCGGCCGGATCCGTTGCAAGCCATTGACGACAATTCGTTCATCTTTCTTGAGGCCGGAGCGCACTACCCGCAGGCCGTCAACGATCGGCCCTAGCTTGACCATGCGATAGGTGACCTTGTTGTCAGCGCCGAGCACCATCACGTACTTCTTGTCCTGGTCGGTGCCGACCGCCTTGTCGTCGATCAATACGGCGGTTTCCGCCGCTGCGCCGCCGGTGCGCACGCGCGCGTACATACCGGGAGTCAGGGTGCCGTTCGGATTGTCGAATACGGCGCGTACCCGCATCGTGCCGGATGCCGTGTCGAGGCGGTTGTCGAAAGCCTTGATCTGGCCCTGGTGCGGATATCCGTCTTCGCTCGCCAGTCCGATCGACACCGGCAAATGACTGACGCCGGAATTGCCGACTGCGCCGTTGGCGGCGTAGCGGATATAGGTTTGCTCATCCACCTCAAAGTTGACGTACACCGGCGATACCGACACGACGGTGGTCAGGGCAGGGGAGCTGACGCCGGCCCCGACCAGGTTGCCGACCGTGATTTCAGCGCGCGAGACGCGGCCGCTGACCGGCGCTGAGATCGCGGTGTATTGCAGATTCAGGCGGGCGGTCAATACAGCGGCGTCCGCTGCTTTCAAACTGGCGTCGGCTTCCAGCAGAGCATTGTTGCGCTGGTCCAGTTCACGCTGTGCGACCGCGTGTTCTTCGATCAGGCGGCTGGTGCGGGCCAGTTCGGTTTTAGCCAGCGACAATCCAGCCTGGGCGCCGGCCTGGGTGGCGACCGCACGCGCCAGTTCTGCCTGATAAGGGCGCGGATCGATAGTAAACAGCAGGTCGCCTTTCTTGACCAGCTGGCCTTCCTGGAAATGCACGGCGTCGATAGTGCCGGAGACGCGCGGGCGTATTTCCACGCGTTCGATGGCCTCGACGCGGCCGGAAAAATCATCCCATTCGGTGACGGATTTTTCCAGTGCCGCTGCTACCGAAACGGATGCCGCTGCTGGTGGCGGGCCGGACGGCTTGGCGGCGCGGCTGGTGAGCGTGAAAGTTCCGGCGGCGGCCAGGATGACGATGCCGACGGCGATTGCAATGGCTTTGCGTGAAAATAATGGTGTCGAAGTGCGCATTTTGAGACCCCTGGTAATGAGATAAGGCGAGATGGAAAGCTGAAAAGAACTGAATCAATTGCACAAAAAGAAACTGGTAAAGAAAGCTGCAGAGAACTGTGATTCGGAAATATTGGTGTGAGCGGCTGTTTCGGATATTCCGGCCGGGCTCGGGAAGAGGTGTTTTGACAAATCAGGCAATTGCTTCAAATCACGATTAGCAATATAGAGCCTGCGAGCTGGCGGCCGATAGCCGCTTACTGCACAGTTCTTGTCTGATCCTCCAAGTCCACCTGATTGCTTTTCCTTAAATGTAAAAACGACCGGGGAATACGCAAAATCCGTTTCTGTGCGACACTTAAATTTCCTTAAGGCCATAGTTATGGCGCAAAAATCATAATTCAATAGCGATCACTACGAATTAGAGTGTGACTCTAGCGGGGTTGTTTTCCGCTGTCAAGTGGTTTAATATCGATCACTATGGAAATGACACAAACCAAGCCGCGCAAGAGGCCCGGCCGCCCTTTATCCTTCGATAGGGAACAAGCGCTGGAAAGCGCAATGCTGGTTTTTTGGCGTTATGGCTATGAAGCGACGTCGCTCAATGACCTGACCAGCGCCATGGGGATTACTCCGCCCAGCCTGTACACGGCATTCGGCGACAAGGAACGCTTGTTCCTTGAGGCGGTGGACTATTATCTGGAGAAAAAGCCCTGCTTCTTTGCCTCGATCGCTGCCGAAGCATTGACCGCCAAAGAGGCGATCCGCAGCTATCTTGAAGTCATCGCGGTGTCGCAAAGCGATCCCAAGCAGCCGCCTGGTTGTATGGTGGTCACTTCGGCCACCAATTGCACTGCGGCGTCATCGCATGTCCAGGAAGTGTTGGCGGATTACCGGATGCAAATGGAGAACGGCATCAAGGAACGTCTGGATCGTGGTATCAGCGAAGGCGATCTGGCAGCCGATACGGATACTGCAGCGCTGGCCAGTTTCCTCGTTACAGTGATCCACGGCATGTCGACGCAGGCGCGTGACAACGCCAGCCGTGAAAAATTGCTAGCGATCGGTGCGCAGGCAATGCGCGCATGGCCGGATCCGCTGTGAGTCTGCTCAGATAAAAACCCTGTTCACGAAAACACGAAAGACACGACATGAAACCAAAGCGGTTTTGTGTCTTTCGTGAATAGCTTCAGCCGGTTGTCACCCTCTCCGCCGTTGTTGATCCAGTACGGCAACCACATCCATTCCATCAAAGACGTCGTATTCATTGCAGTCGTCTCTATTGCCGTAACCCCGTTCGAAGCTGAACGCCGATACAAATTATGCCGGCCTGACCTGCGTCATATTCCCTTTGATTTTCAGACCCGTCCTATATCGTACGGCATTTCTGGTTGATAAAATGCCAAGTCTGAGCCTCGGGTGAGTTGTTATGTAGTCAGGTTTTGTAGCGACAGAACTAGTCGTTACCAGAAGCAGGCAATCGCTACCAACAGGAGAGGCAATTAGAGCAACCCCAAAAATTTCCAAAGGCCCTCACGATGAATCAAGTACAGAAACAGGAAATGAAACTTCGAGATGAGCAATGGCAAAAGCTGGAGCCTATGCTGACCGGCAAGCAAAGCGATCCCGGTGCACGTGCAAAAAACAATCGTCTGTTCATTGAAGCTGTCATATGGATCGTACTCAACAAAAGCCTGTGGCGTCACCTGCCGCAACAGTTCGGCAGTTCCAGTACGGTATACATGCGTTTCCGGCGGTGGACTGAGTGTGGTTTCTGGCGCCAACTGGCGCAAAGCAAGATTGAAGATGACGAGCTGGTATTGATGCTGGAGAAGATAGTCGAGTATGGCGATATGTATACGCAGCGCATAGAACAGCGCCTGGTCAGAAAAGCCCAGAAGACCATCTACCAATCTGCCATCAGTGCCGCCAAGGCTGTCCAGCCGGTCCGCCGTACACAGTTTGCCGCAGAGGAGTCGACGTTGCACTGGGTCGGTCTGGTGACTTCGTAATTTGCAGCCGTTCGAAAAGATCCGCAGTTGTTTCGAGTCGCCATTTGCCTGTTTTGCACAGCGTAACCAAGGCCTACCGAAGCTGGAAACAACATGAAATATTAGTCCCGATAGAAATTCATACGAAGAACTAGCAAAAATAATAAACTGCAGCTATAATTCGTCCCCTGTTGGGGCGTTAGCTCAGCTGGTAGAGCAGCGGACTCTTAATCCGTAGGTCGTGTGTTCGAATCACACACGCCCCACCAACAGAATATAAGCAAACATAAGGGTTTCCGTGAGGAAGCCCTTTTTGTTTTGTTGAGCGATTTTATTGTCCGTCCCGTTTTTGTTCCATTGGGTCTCCAACCAGGAGACTTAGCATGGCTCGAATCCGTAAACGCGGCTCTTCACAATATCAAGCACGCGTTCGCATCCAAGGATATCCCGAGGTAGCACGATCCTTCCCATCAAATGCCGAGGCTGTCCTTTGGGTTAATCAGCGAGAGCAGCAATTATTGAGAGGCCTCAGTGATGCCATTAAGGAAGCTGACTCCCTTACCCTTGGTGATGCACTTGCCAGGTATTCGACAGAGATAAATCACCAAAACCGTAGCCAATACAGACTAGCTTAGTTACAAAATTTATGTTCGTTACGAACTGTGTCAGCAAAGCACCGGGAAGGACTTGGGGATACTGTGGCAAACCAAAGCAGGGATGCCCATGTTATAAATCCGTCTGAGATAGGGACATTACGGACAGCGATTATTTATGCAACAAAGCCATTCAAACTCTGAAAGTGATTCCCGTAGTGGCAGAGGGAGCAGCAACTATTCCGGCAATGGCGGTGGGTTCGATGGTGGCGGGGCTTCAGGTGATTGGTAATCTTCAGCTATACAAATCCAGAGTGATGGGTAAGTCCAGGCTCGAGCCGTCGGCTGTACCCATTGGGTCCGCTTACGGACTCGCGATGTTAAAA from the Collimonas arenae genome contains:
- a CDS encoding MFS transporter codes for the protein MRKLSADPMLRHHDFRRFWLTTTIASFGEQISSLAIPLTAVLLLHATPAQMGTLIALQTLPFALFSLPAGVWLDRRSKYPVLLWSEFMFGCVLVVIPISYWLGLLSMHVLYTVGFMMGIGFVVGGSAAQVFLAQLVGREHLLDAQSKFAATDSMARLIGPGIAGMLVQVLTAPVAVLVNALSFLSSWWNLRYLRKRDPYPAPSNRHPFREMVDGIKMVKNHEVLWALAWGTALWQILFNGYLALQILFATRQLGMSPGVLGAAQTLGGFGVLVSSMLLKPLSRKFGSGRTILIGLGGTALAWMLLAMIPPTLFGSSLLSALAYGIVVFVFDCSAMLYFMPYLALRLKLTPDAFHGRMVSTMRFMTVAAAPLGALSAGWIAEHLGVRSGLIAIAVGGGLLTFGLIKASPLRDIRD
- a CDS encoding DUF4440 domain-containing protein — translated: MSTLTPSAHNADQAEIDALVKAFFSVFTNKNGVKPDVDAIHRMFIPQGLIIRCNDTEREIYTLQQFIAPRLELLNGGRLVDFQEQEVSARTDIFGGIAQRYCVYEKSGVLDGKAFHAYGVKTVQLVRMDDGWKMVSLAWEDERDGLAIPDQFKI
- a CDS encoding efflux transporter outer membrane subunit; this encodes MKTFNLKLTTLMAALVLAGCSTTKPPEQVSVDMPSQYRETAGLEGSWKVAQPADAADRGAWWSVFNDADLSKLIDQATQSSPTLVMAMARVKEARATAGLADADRAFQLGVGFGPTRQGTASATSTQWQAQLGASYEVDLFGRLSDSSRAARLDAEGQEAAYRSVLLALQADVAQQYFAIRSLDSELDVLQQTVKLRQENLRLVQHRYDAGDTSELDVAQANTELSVTQAEQEGVSRSRAQRDHALAILLGKAPAQFTLATAPIQPVTVNVPPGLPSDLLERRPDIAQAQRQLAAASARIGVAKAGFFPSLVLTASGGFASDALHNLFQWSSRSWMLGPLVGSILNMPLLDGGRNKANLAKADANYESVVANYRQQVLVGFQDVEDNLSAMRTLDNQIRFQEDAVKSAQLAARLADSRYKNGSTSYFEVIDAQRSSLAAQRAKSQSVGQRAVASVGLIRALGGGWNAPANTAALAMAK
- a CDS encoding efflux RND transporter permease subunit, which produces MNISKFFIDRPIFAGVLSAIILIGGLISMLSLPISEYPEVIPPSVIVKAQYPGANPQTIAETVATPIEEQINGVEGMLYMSSQATSDGLMTLTITFKLGTSPDLAQQLVQNRVNQALPRLPDVVQRLGVTTVKSSPNLTMVVHLLSPNDRYDMAYLRNYAVLNVKDRLARLPGIGSVQLFGSGDYSMRVWLDPRKVAERGLAATDVVNAIREQNVNVAAGVIGASPSVPGVNYQISVNARGRLANEEEFGNIVIRTSPDGVVTYLKDVARIELGASEYALRSLLDNKQAVAIPIFQAPGSNALEISDNVRATMAELKKDMPEGVDYKIVYDPTQFVRSSIEAVVHTLLEAILLVVIVVIIFLQTWRASIIPLLAVPISVIGTFAVMMGLGFSINALSLFGLVLAIGIVVDDAIVVVENVERNIENGLSAKEATYKAMREVSGPIVAIALTLCAVFVPLAFVSGLTGEFFKQFALTIAISTVISAFNSLTLSPALAALLLKGHGAKKDGFQRAIDSVFGGFFKVFNRVFHRGSTLYGEGVTGILKRKTAALGVYAVLIGLTMLLFHTVPNGFIPAQDKQYLVGFAQLPDAASLDRTEDVMRKMSEIALKQPGVESAVAFPGLSINGFVNSPNSGIVFTTLKPFDERRSADQSGEAIAQQLNQKFSAIQGAFIAVFPPPPVQGLGTIGGFKLQIEDRGALGNQALNDALQAFMAKAHQAPELAGMFSSFQINVPQLYADVDRVRAQQLGVSIPSVFDTLQIYLGSLYVNDFNKFGRTFQVRVQADAPFRAHAEDIGLLKARNDKGEMVPLSSLLKMTQSYGPDQAVRYNAFPSADVNGGPAPGYSTGQAQAVVERIAAETLPRGISYEWTEITYQDKIAGNTLFIILPLSILLVFFVLAAQYESLTLPLAVLLIVPMGILSAIAGVWLTKGDNNIFTQISLIVLVGLACKNAILIVEFAHELELQGRSIYAAAIEAARLRLRPILMTSIAFIAGVVPLILSSGAGAEMRHAMGVAVFSGMIGVTAFGLFLTPIFYVLLRTLASRWTHPKHEAEAYRDHNNGHGSASHSSAAPAIATTAQIEGI
- a CDS encoding efflux RND transporter periplasmic adaptor subunit produces the protein MRTSTPLFSRKAIAIAVGIVILAAAGTFTLTSRAAKPSGPPPAAASVSVAAALEKSVTEWDDFSGRVEAIERVEIRPRVSGTIDAVHFQEGQLVKKGDLLFTIDPRPYQAELARAVATQAGAQAGLSLAKTELARTSRLIEEHAVAQRELDQRNNALLEADASLKAADAAVLTARLNLQYTAISAPVSGRVSRAEITVGNLVGAGVSSPALTTVVSVSPVYVNFEVDEQTYIRYAANGAVGNSGVSHLPVSIGLASEDGYPHQGQIKAFDNRLDTASGTMRVRAVFDNPNGTLTPGMYARVRTGGAAAETAVLIDDKAVGTDQDKKYVMVLGADNKVTYRMVKLGPIVDGLRVVRSGLKKDERIVVNGLQRIRPNDLVTPVTVAMGGEELAPAKNALAVAAAK
- a CDS encoding TetR/AcrR family transcriptional regulator, coding for MLVFWRYGYEATSLNDLTSAMGITPPSLYTAFGDKERLFLEAVDYYLEKKPCFFASIAAEALTAKEAIRSYLEVIAVSQSDPKQPPGCMVVTSATNCTAASSHVQEVLADYRMQMENGIKERLDRGISEGDLAADTDTAALASFLVTVIHGMSTQARDNASREKLLAIGAQAMRAWPDPL
- a CDS encoding transposase codes for the protein MKLRDEQWQKLEPMLTGKQSDPGARAKNNRLFIEAVIWIVLNKSLWRHLPQQFGSSSTVYMRFRRWTECGFWRQLAQSKIEDDELVLMLEKIVEYGDMYTQRIEQRLVRKAQKTIYQSAISAAKAVQPVRRTQFAAEESTLHWVGLVTS